Proteins encoded together in one Bacteroidales bacterium window:
- a CDS encoding T9SS type A sorting domain-containing protein, translated as METLYGLKRKKTNRWLKFLLLLFVAVGFGIPNLNAQTKAIKVANDQQLLQAMDNPSVQSYVVEGGYYDALKRYVNPGTTFFKKADGNGNRDTDCQYFIEPNDYCYDTIPGNWVYGIAVAGTNDPNLCSCCPPDSTGTWQVLSQPSGSTLEFIGPLSAYTIQFRVDMPGIYVLLYTWPFPYNTTGVFGSYPFYGPYDIVLTAPDVCEADGLETLVHFEYTTAFSNQGATLTWTLDGASYTGPPIGNYPPADTTYITDFPLVVGYCGLHTLSVTLDPVICPPITETIYIDFSCEPIANAGPDAYVCYDNCYSLAGSTGLYTFSSNYAFTWRRLSGPGTLTFDDDNDLTTNVCRPAPVDTCRYGVYEIALDVVNGECDDKDTMLLTFYEQPEANAGPDQQLCAELCFSLAAVPYDYCGLDGVNYFKHAWWELVSQPDGTCTVNFDALDESANVCITDCDVCAYGTYVFVWNELNVKIDGDTLWSESHCFATDTVSITIFEQPVADAGDDYWDCVDAYTTPYTFLMTGSMEYCYSMQGVWAKSCGPGDVVFDDLYTPGALVSINEPGRYIFTWTAWNAECEDVDTVIFDLLEQPTAYGEFLSLDALCDDTCIDLGLANIDKYDYFGVDGVINPNDDCPNYWDMAHWFYVDGPLAGYSDPTTVTFADDTDPATDMCVSYFGAYTVGWVELNQATPPIVPDEYCSDTVLVFIEFFETPAPDAGDDSTICGNCYTLVGIVDNYEPAPNQHGADHYYWTALAGNPCDVDWADSLLATTQVCIPDDPYYLCYGEYGFVLHQSNGLCLGTDTVYITFNKIPDPIPICFENAPNDCGPLNQDRAFEYDGCLEPNEVLEVCADGWTYFYADSSCLCGITFNPFDTAAFAGWTLEWSVIAPAGTIVDSEPGYYDFLNDEWNFPWLIINWGECCDTARIYLTITTPEGCENTMEYKAYVYHMPCIDIIGDDVSEVGLLTDYCNNCPADMNSCLLYTWTAEHCGEIVSGQGTDCIEVLWTDYNVNGGWGEITLTVFDTCTGCCNYDEMLVKIYPTGTLGNDTLSGHVFYHNTWNTPLNGVEIQLWNSGIPVQSDTSFNDIEGGNGVGYYEFPGVSGTTPFGITASYDAPWYGANATDALAVELKVINSLPGSFLFDVWVREAMDVNNSNTINSTDALWIKQRAINMVNYFPHGDWVFDTAMISTAAHYEIYTLNAGDANRSNIPASMKETPAIALVTDGTMNVITGQEFELPIRIADANQFGAITLNLGYNSSMIEVVDVASVEGMLHNISNGNVSIAWSSVNPMVLAANDVVVTLKVKAISPFTTAESLFSIGLGSEFADASASVIEPVTLKTFGITTEPAAEDYFLSANRPNPFSNSTFIEYTMPETGKVKLNVLDMLGQEIAVLVNATQTAGSYTVEFSAAGLATGVYIYKITVDGETRDFISTQRMVISH; from the coding sequence ATGGAAACACTTTACGGTTTAAAACGTAAGAAGACTAACAGATGGCTAAAGTTTCTGCTTTTGCTGTTTGTGGCGGTTGGTTTCGGAATACCGAATCTCAATGCGCAGACTAAAGCTATAAAAGTGGCCAACGACCAGCAGTTGCTCCAGGCAATGGATAACCCTTCGGTGCAATCGTATGTGGTTGAAGGTGGGTATTATGATGCCCTGAAACGTTATGTTAATCCAGGAACTACTTTTTTCAAAAAAGCTGATGGAAATGGCAATCGTGATACTGACTGTCAATATTTCATTGAACCGAACGACTATTGCTACGACACAATACCCGGTAATTGGGTTTATGGAATTGCAGTAGCAGGAACAAATGACCCTAATCTTTGTAGTTGTTGTCCTCCCGACAGTACCGGAACATGGCAAGTGCTAAGCCAACCCTCAGGTAGCACCCTTGAGTTTATAGGTCCTTTAAGTGCGTATACAATTCAATTTAGGGTCGATATGCCAGGCATATACGTGTTGTTATATACATGGCCTTTTCCTTATAATACCACTGGTGTTTTCGGGTCGTACCCTTTCTATGGGCCTTATGATATTGTATTAACGGCTCCTGATGTTTGCGAAGCTGATGGCCTTGAAACTCTTGTTCATTTCGAATACACAACAGCGTTTTCGAACCAGGGGGCTACGCTGACCTGGACCTTGGACGGTGCATCTTATACCGGCCCTCCAATTGGTAATTACCCTCCCGCGGATACCACTTACATCACGGATTTCCCTCTTGTAGTGGGTTATTGTGGACTCCACACTTTGTCTGTAACATTGGATCCCGTGATTTGTCCTCCTATCACAGAAACCATTTACATTGACTTTTCATGCGAGCCCATTGCTAATGCCGGTCCGGATGCTTATGTCTGCTATGACAATTGCTATTCGCTCGCAGGTTCAACGGGGTTATATACCTTCTCTTCAAATTACGCATTTACATGGAGACGGTTAAGCGGTCCTGGAACATTGACATTCGATGACGACAATGATTTGACTACCAATGTCTGCCGCCCGGCACCTGTTGACACTTGCCGCTATGGCGTCTATGAAATCGCTTTAGATGTTGTCAATGGCGAATGTGATGATAAAGACACCATGTTGCTGACCTTCTACGAACAACCGGAAGCTAATGCAGGACCGGACCAGCAGCTTTGCGCTGAATTATGCTTCAGCCTCGCGGCAGTACCTTATGATTACTGCGGTTTAGACGGCGTAAATTACTTCAAACATGCCTGGTGGGAACTGGTTTCGCAACCTGATGGTACCTGCACGGTTAATTTCGATGCATTAGACGAGTCTGCTAATGTTTGCATCACTGACTGTGATGTATGTGCATATGGCACCTACGTCTTCGTGTGGAATGAACTCAACGTGAAGATAGATGGCGATACGCTATGGAGCGAATCACATTGCTTCGCTACCGATACAGTTTCTATTACCATCTTCGAACAGCCTGTGGCTGATGCCGGTGATGATTACTGGGATTGTGTTGATGCCTACACTACTCCTTATACATTCTTAATGACCGGCAGTATGGAATATTGCTACAGCATGCAGGGTGTATGGGCAAAATCATGCGGCCCCGGTGACGTCGTATTCGATGATCTCTATACACCAGGCGCCCTTGTATCTATCAATGAGCCCGGACGCTATATCTTCACCTGGACTGCCTGGAATGCAGAGTGTGAAGATGTCGATACAGTCATTTTTGACCTGCTCGAACAGCCGACCGCTTATGGTGAATTTTTAAGCCTTGACGCTTTATGTGACGATACCTGCATTGACCTCGGCTTAGCCAACATTGACAAGTACGATTACTTTGGAGTGGACGGTGTTATAAATCCCAATGACGATTGCCCGAACTACTGGGATATGGCCCACTGGTTCTATGTTGACGGACCACTCGCTGGTTATAGCGATCCGACTACTGTTACATTTGCGGACGATACCGACCCGGCTACCGATATGTGTGTTTCCTATTTTGGTGCTTATACAGTAGGCTGGGTTGAACTTAACCAAGCTACTCCTCCTATTGTACCGGATGAATACTGCAGTGATACCGTCCTGGTATTCATTGAATTCTTCGAAACACCTGCACCGGATGCCGGTGACGACTCTACGATCTGCGGCAACTGCTATACGCTCGTGGGCATAGTCGACAACTATGAGCCAGCCCCAAACCAGCATGGAGCTGATCACTACTACTGGACAGCCCTTGCAGGTAATCCATGTGATGTTGACTGGGCTGATTCTCTATTAGCTACAACCCAGGTTTGCATCCCGGATGATCCTTATTACCTGTGCTATGGTGAATATGGATTTGTTCTGCACCAGAGCAATGGCTTATGCCTCGGAACTGATACGGTGTACATCACCTTCAACAAAATCCCCGATCCGATTCCAATTTGCTTCGAAAATGCACCTAATGATTGCGGACCATTAAACCAGGACCGTGCTTTTGAATATGATGGATGCCTGGAGCCAAACGAAGTGCTCGAGGTTTGTGCAGACGGCTGGACATATTTCTATGCTGATTCATCGTGTCTTTGCGGTATAACCTTTAACCCGTTTGATACCGCTGCATTCGCGGGTTGGACTTTAGAATGGAGCGTAATCGCGCCTGCCGGAACCATCGTGGATTCAGAACCTGGTTATTATGACTTCTTGAACGATGAGTGGAATTTTCCCTGGCTCATAATAAACTGGGGCGAATGCTGCGATACCGCGAGGATTTACCTGACCATCACCACACCGGAAGGTTGTGAGAATACTATGGAATACAAAGCCTATGTATACCACATGCCATGTATTGACATAATTGGTGATGACGTATCTGAAGTTGGATTGCTGACCGATTACTGCAACAACTGTCCTGCTGATATGAACTCATGCCTGCTGTACACCTGGACCGCCGAACATTGCGGTGAGATTGTCAGCGGACAAGGCACCGATTGTATCGAAGTGCTGTGGACTGACTACAACGTGAACGGTGGTTGGGGTGAAATTACCTTAACGGTATTTGACACCTGCACCGGATGCTGCAACTATGACGAAATGCTGGTGAAGATCTACCCGACGGGTACTCTTGGAAATGATACCCTCTCCGGACATGTTTTCTACCATAACACATGGAATACTCCGCTTAACGGCGTTGAAATCCAGTTGTGGAACAGTGGTATCCCTGTCCAATCCGATACATCATTCAATGATATCGAAGGTGGAAACGGTGTGGGGTACTATGAATTCCCCGGAGTCAGCGGTACGACCCCCTTTGGTATCACTGCTTCCTATGACGCCCCATGGTACGGTGCGAATGCTACCGACGCTCTGGCCGTCGAATTGAAGGTCATCAATTCTCTGCCCGGCTCATTCTTATTCGACGTATGGGTTAGAGAAGCCATGGATGTGAACAACAGCAATACCATCAACTCTACCGATGCCTTGTGGATCAAGCAGCGCGCCATCAACATGGTGAACTACTTCCCGCATGGTGACTGGGTGTTCGATACCGCCATGATTTCCACCGCTGCACATTATGAGATCTACACCCTGAATGCCGGTGACGCGAACAGGTCCAATATCCCTGCTTCCATGAAGGAAACTCCGGCTATTGCCCTTGTTACCGACGGTACGATGAACGTGATAACCGGTCAGGAGTTTGAACTCCCGATCCGTATAGCCGATGCCAACCAGTTCGGCGCTATCACCCTGAACCTCGGATACAACTCATCTATGATCGAAGTTGTTGACGTGGCTTCAGTGGAAGGTATGCTCCACAATATCTCTAACGGTAACGTAAGTATCGCATGGAGCAGCGTGAACCCGATGGTTCTGGCAGCAAACGACGTCGTGGTGACCCTGAAGGTGAAAGCTATCAGTCCATTCACCACCGCTGAGTCACTGTTCAGTATCGGTCTGGGCTCTGAGTTTGCCGATGCGTCTGCTTCCGTCATCGAACCGGTGACCCTGAAGACCTTCGGTATTACCACCGAACCGGCTGCTGAGGATTATTTCCTGAGCGCTAACAGGCCTAACCCGTTCAGCAATTCGACCTTCATAGAGTACACCATGCCTGAAACAGGTAAGGTGAAACTGAACGTACTCGATATGCTTGGCCAGGAAATCGCAGTCCTCGTAAATGCTACACAGACTGCAGGATCCTACACCGTTGAGTTCAGCGCTGCTGGCCTCGCAACCGGTGTGTACATCTATAAGATCACTGTCGACGGCGAAACCCGTGACTTCATCTCAACCCAAAGAATGGTTATTTCCCATTAA
- a CDS encoding SUMF1/EgtB/PvdO family nonheme iron enzyme: MIRFRILSTVFFAGVLLAMMSSCKKDASRTTGWEYNNPEMGGFEVAQAREQITGPGLVLIEGGSFTMGANNENLTYDWDNIPRRVTVPSFYMDQTEVSNLAYLEYLYWLERVFGQDFPAVVRNARPDTLVWREKLAYNEPLVENYLRHPAYHEYPVIGVNWIQANDFCLWRTDRVNEMLLIKEGILDFDPDQKNRDNYNTDAYLAGQYQGLVNKPKENLDPSSTGERGITLQDGIILPKYRLPTEAEWEYAALGLVGNTVYERVVERRIYPWNGNYLRTDQKKYYGSFVANFKRSSGDYMGVAGNLNDGADLPAPVGSYWPNDYGLYNMAGNVAEWTLDVYRPLSPETVADYAPFRGNVFTRPATDADGFLLEADSLGRMPRVNVTVEESMNRSNYRKADNINYADGDFQTNIATDWLTDPGKNTTSEMYEYGVTSLITDKSRVVKGGSWKDGPYFLSPGTRRYLDETTATNWVGFRCAMIRTGDPMSGK, translated from the coding sequence ATGATCAGATTCAGGATTTTGAGCACAGTTTTTTTCGCAGGCGTTTTGCTTGCGATGATGTCATCCTGTAAGAAGGATGCTTCCCGGACTACCGGATGGGAGTATAATAACCCTGAAATGGGCGGCTTTGAAGTAGCCCAGGCCAGGGAACAAATAACCGGACCAGGGTTAGTCCTGATAGAAGGAGGTTCCTTCACAATGGGCGCTAATAATGAAAATCTTACCTACGATTGGGATAATATCCCCCGCCGCGTTACCGTCCCTTCATTTTATATGGATCAGACCGAGGTGAGCAACCTGGCATACCTTGAATATCTTTATTGGCTCGAACGGGTGTTTGGACAAGATTTTCCCGCTGTGGTGCGTAATGCCCGCCCTGATACACTCGTGTGGCGTGAAAAACTTGCCTATAACGAACCCCTGGTGGAGAATTACCTCCGCCATCCGGCTTACCATGAATATCCCGTCATTGGCGTAAATTGGATCCAGGCTAATGACTTCTGCCTCTGGAGAACCGACCGGGTGAATGAAATGCTCCTTATAAAGGAAGGAATCCTCGACTTTGACCCGGATCAGAAAAACCGGGATAATTACAATACAGATGCTTACCTGGCCGGACAATACCAGGGACTCGTGAATAAACCGAAGGAAAACCTCGACCCCTCCAGTACAGGCGAACGCGGTATCACACTTCAGGATGGAATCATTCTTCCCAAATACAGGCTCCCAACAGAAGCAGAATGGGAATATGCAGCCCTGGGCCTCGTGGGAAATACTGTCTATGAACGTGTAGTCGAAAGAAGAATTTACCCCTGGAACGGAAATTACCTCCGCACCGACCAGAAAAAATACTACGGCAGCTTTGTCGCTAACTTTAAGCGGTCCAGCGGCGACTATATGGGCGTTGCCGGTAACCTGAACGACGGCGCCGATCTCCCCGCACCGGTAGGATCCTACTGGCCGAATGACTATGGACTTTATAACATGGCCGGTAATGTCGCTGAATGGACACTCGATGTCTATCGCCCGCTATCACCTGAAACAGTTGCCGATTATGCTCCTTTCCGTGGTAATGTCTTTACCAGGCCGGCTACCGATGCCGATGGATTCCTCCTCGAAGCTGACAGCCTCGGCCGTATGCCCCGCGTAAATGTTACCGTGGAAGAAAGTATGAACCGCAGCAATTACCGGAAAGCTGATAATATCAATTACGCAGACGGAGATTTCCAAACGAATATTGCTACCGACTGGCTGACAGATCCGGGTAAAAATACCACTTCCGAAATGTACGAATACGGCGTGACCTCCCTTATTACTGACAAATCAAGGGTCGTAAAGGGTGGATCCTGGAAAGATGGCCCTTATTTCCTGAGCCCTGGCACCCGCCGTTACCTCGATGAAACAACAGCCACAAACTGGGTTGGTTTCCGCTGTGCCATGATCCGCACCGGCGACCCTATGAGCGGTAAATAA
- a CDS encoding cohesin domain-containing protein — protein MILFLQPIIMKSQNATATIGNVTSCAGDTVLAPVDVTNFIDVGAMTIYIGYDTNAAEFLSLQNINSAIPGGISYNASNGQLGIAYSNINSFTITSGKLFDLRFSFLGDSTLLPFNPGTEIANSNLEIIPLDTFPGSIKNSIRLISQPDSVKSYPDNDVIFRVTSLGNPDYQWQENTGSGWIDLQNDQTYSGVNNDTLTVHDVPLSYDGYTYRCVLSAGNCTEITDVALLEVALAFPAATLGLVSSCPANEVFEPLFVGDFLDVIEFTFNISFDTAYLAFQGLQNIHPDLLPGNLTTSPLPDPPGVVIHWNNSNPVSITSGKLFDLNFSYESQDHTLAFETGSEVLNSSFNPIDITLTDGHINQHAIPEITAQPQNDTVMEGQDVFFIVDALGTEEYIWQFSTDGGNSWTYLTDTPPYYNTHTAALTISPAIFGMNEYQFGCRLDNEYCMVYSVAATLVVDTLNYIGNPGGIGILQVHPVPFRDNIHISLPGDYHCTLVSVYDARGMMLCFFKINQNQGHSQDLELDLAALSEGLYFLRFEGTRDGKTAMEQRKILKTN, from the coding sequence TTGATCTTATTCTTACAGCCTATCATCATGAAATCACAAAACGCCACAGCAACCATCGGAAATGTCACCTCCTGCGCGGGGGATACGGTGCTTGCTCCGGTTGACGTGACCAACTTCATCGATGTGGGCGCCATGACTATCTATATCGGCTATGATACAAATGCTGCAGAATTTTTATCCCTCCAGAATATCAACTCCGCCATCCCGGGCGGGATCAGTTATAACGCCAGCAATGGCCAGTTAGGCATCGCCTACAGCAACATCAACTCATTTACTATTACCAGCGGTAAACTTTTCGATCTCAGGTTCAGCTTCCTGGGCGATTCAACCTTATTGCCTTTTAACCCGGGCACCGAAATCGCTAACTCAAACCTTGAGATCATCCCTCTCGATACCTTCCCGGGAAGCATCAAAAACAGCATACGGCTCATCAGCCAACCCGACAGTGTAAAATCTTACCCGGATAACGATGTGATCTTCAGGGTCACCTCACTGGGCAATCCCGATTACCAATGGCAGGAAAATACCGGCTCCGGCTGGATTGACCTGCAAAATGACCAGACGTATTCAGGCGTTAATAATGACACGCTGACCGTACATGACGTCCCGCTGAGTTACGACGGATATACTTACCGCTGTGTGCTCTCTGCAGGCAATTGCACCGAAATTACTGACGTGGCCCTCCTTGAAGTGGCGCTTGCTTTTCCGGCCGCAACACTTGGCCTGGTTAGCTCCTGCCCGGCAAATGAAGTTTTTGAACCACTTTTTGTGGGCGACTTTCTGGATGTCATAGAATTTACCTTTAACATCTCTTTTGATACAGCTTATTTAGCCTTCCAGGGCCTTCAAAATATTCACCCGGACCTCCTCCCGGGTAACCTGACTACCTCACCCCTGCCGGATCCTCCAGGTGTGGTTATCCATTGGAACAACAGCAACCCGGTTTCCATCACAAGCGGAAAATTGTTCGACCTGAATTTCAGTTATGAATCTCAGGACCATACCCTGGCTTTTGAGACAGGTTCAGAGGTGCTGAATTCATCGTTCAATCCCATTGATATCACCTTGACTGACGGCCATATTAACCAGCATGCCATACCGGAAATAACGGCCCAACCCCAAAACGATACCGTGATGGAAGGCCAGGATGTATTCTTTATAGTTGACGCCCTGGGAACTGAAGAATATATCTGGCAGTTCAGTACCGATGGTGGCAATTCCTGGACATACCTCACCGACACACCACCTTATTATAATACACACACGGCAGCACTGACAATCAGTCCTGCCATATTTGGCATGAATGAATACCAGTTTGGTTGCCGCCTCGATAACGAATACTGCATGGTTTATTCCGTGGCAGCTACCCTGGTGGTGGACACACTCAATTATATCGGCAATCCTGGCGGCATTGGAATCCTGCAGGTTCATCCGGTCCCTTTCCGTGATAATATCCATATCAGCCTGCCCGGTGATTACCACTGCACTTTAGTCAGTGTTTATGATGCCAGGGGGATGATGCTTTGTTTCTTCAAGATAAATCAAAATCAGGGACATTCGCAGGATCTGGAACTAGACCTGGCTGCATTGTCAGAAGGGCTTTATTTCCTGAGATTTGAAGGGACCCGTGACGGTAAGACAGCGATGGAACAGAGAAAAATACTAAAAACCAATTAA
- a CDS encoding anhydro-N-acetylmuramic acid kinase, whose protein sequence is MKKYNAIGLMSGTSLDGLDIAACEFILADGKWSFKILSSHTYPYSPEWKEKLTGLASADALTFSYINVEYGHFLGRLTRVFLENTGFKPDLIASHGHTIFHQPGNGLTVQIGSGSAIAAETGIPVVCDFRSADVAFGGQGAPLVPIGDRLLFSEFDACLNLGGFANISQEYNGERIAFDVCPVNIILNRLAARMGMDYDKDGKTARSGNVDFDLLERLDRLEYYAKKWPKSLGREWLEQEFLPLTDNCNGPVTDLMRTVCEHVALQVNRSLDFQKHSRVLVTGGGAHHLFLMERIRQSGSHHWVIPQNEWIDYKEALVFAFLGVLRWRGEPNVLHSVTGSSIDHAGGAIYHPV, encoded by the coding sequence ATGAAAAAATACAACGCCATCGGCTTAATGTCCGGCACCTCACTCGATGGCCTGGATATTGCCGCCTGCGAATTTATCCTGGCGGATGGTAAATGGTCATTTAAAATCTTATCCAGCCATACTTACCCCTATTCACCGGAATGGAAAGAAAAACTTACCGGTCTTGCTTCAGCAGATGCCCTTACCTTTTCTTATATAAATGTTGAATATGGTCATTTCCTGGGCAGGCTGACCCGTGTCTTCCTTGAAAATACCGGTTTTAAACCGGATCTTATCGCCTCGCATGGCCATACCATTTTCCATCAGCCCGGAAATGGCCTGACAGTGCAGATTGGCTCCGGAAGCGCTATAGCAGCCGAAACCGGTATTCCAGTCGTTTGCGACTTCCGCTCTGCCGATGTAGCCTTCGGGGGACAGGGCGCCCCGCTCGTTCCTATCGGCGACCGCCTGCTTTTTTCAGAATTCGATGCCTGCCTGAATTTGGGGGGATTTGCCAATATCTCCCAGGAATACAATGGCGAAAGAATAGCCTTTGATGTCTGCCCTGTTAATATTATCCTGAACCGGTTGGCCGCCCGCATGGGCATGGACTATGACAAAGACGGCAAAACGGCCCGATCCGGCAATGTTGATTTTGATCTCCTTGAACGGCTTGACAGGCTGGAATATTATGCAAAAAAATGGCCTAAATCATTAGGCCGCGAATGGCTGGAGCAGGAATTCCTTCCTTTGACAGATAATTGCAATGGCCCTGTGACAGACCTGATGCGGACGGTTTGTGAACATGTGGCTTTGCAGGTAAACCGGTCACTGGACTTTCAAAAGCATTCCAGGGTGCTGGTTACCGGCGGCGGGGCTCATCATCTGTTCCTGATGGAAAGGATCAGGCAGTCTGGTAGTCATCATTGGGTCATCCCTCAGAATGAATGGATCGATTATAAAGAAGCGCTGGTTTTTGCCTTTCTCGGTGTGCTGCGATGGCGCGGAGAACCAAACGTCCTGCATTCGGTAACCGGAAGCAGTATCGATCATGCCGGAGGCGCTATCTACCATCCCGTTTAA
- a CDS encoding type IX secretion system membrane protein PorP/SprF translates to MLHRILIILTVVTVVLFNNDIKAQDPEFSQFYANPLYLNPALAGANICPRIAINYRNQWPGLAKSFITYNGSYDQYIDKIYGGIGVLVNVDNAGSGILKTTMASLMYAFSLRAAENLYINMAIQGTFYQKSLNWDLLQFGDQIDPQQGFILPTAETPPDNTSVIFPDFAAGVAFGWKGILHGGVAVHHLTEPNMAFYDQNENKLPMKITGHLGVNINLEGSSIGFAEDNEPKFYIAPNLLYQQQGDFHQLNAGVYIIRLPIVIGTWFRHNFENADAIIALVGINYKNLNIGYSYDITLSKLKSNTGGAHEVSVAWHFNCIEKRRKIRAIKAPGF, encoded by the coding sequence ATGTTACATAGAATTCTAATTATACTAACCGTTGTAACAGTCGTTTTGTTCAACAACGATATCAAAGCTCAGGATCCTGAATTTTCACAGTTCTACGCTAATCCGTTATACCTTAATCCGGCATTGGCCGGAGCAAATATCTGTCCAAGGATAGCGATAAATTACCGTAATCAATGGCCCGGACTTGCGAAGAGTTTTATTACTTACAATGGTTCCTACGACCAATACATCGATAAAATCTATGGTGGGATCGGTGTGCTGGTGAATGTAGATAATGCCGGGAGTGGAATTCTCAAAACAACCATGGCCAGCCTGATGTATGCGTTTAGCCTGAGAGCTGCCGAGAACCTGTATATCAATATGGCAATCCAGGGGACATTCTATCAGAAATCTCTAAACTGGGATTTACTTCAATTCGGAGACCAGATCGACCCGCAGCAGGGTTTTATTCTGCCCACCGCTGAAACCCCTCCCGATAATACTTCGGTCATTTTCCCGGACTTTGCGGCAGGCGTGGCTTTCGGATGGAAAGGCATCCTGCATGGCGGCGTTGCCGTACATCACCTGACTGAACCAAACATGGCCTTCTATGACCAGAATGAAAACAAGCTGCCGATGAAAATTACCGGGCACCTCGGGGTTAATATAAACCTGGAAGGAAGCAGTATAGGCTTTGCGGAAGATAATGAACCTAAGTTTTATATTGCACCGAATTTACTTTACCAGCAGCAGGGCGATTTTCACCAGCTCAATGCCGGGGTGTATATTATCCGCCTTCCGATCGTCATCGGAACATGGTTCAGACATAATTTCGAAAATGCCGATGCCATCATTGCACTGGTGGGTATAAACTATAAAAATTTAAATATAGGCTATAGCTATGACATAACCCTCTCCAAGCTGAAAAGCAATACTGGCGGGGCTCACGAAGTTTCTGTGGCCTGGCACTTCAATTGTATTGAAAAAAGAAGAAAGATTCGTGCAATAAAAGCCCCCGGCTTTTAG
- a CDS encoding UDP-N-acetylmuramoyl-tripeptide--D-alanyl-D-alanine ligase — MPHADHPAWGFFIFVSLLENFMATIEEIYRLFLRFPRITTDSRNVITDSVFFGIKGDQFDGNRFAAEALSKGAAFAITDDPSVMEGDRFILVPDTLKALQQLAAIHRGRVNAKIIGITGSNGKTTTKELIGNVLSSTFKTVITRGNLNNHIGVPLTVLSLKEDTSFAVVEMGANHPGEIADLCRIARPDFGIITNIGKAHLEGFGSFEGVVKAKSELYDFIRQGDGIVFVNQDNQLLRRLSDGMKIFSYGSGENAGCKGEIAEREPSLAVAWKAGKLSGFVRTRLYGDYNFENVMAAIAIGLYFGVSPEKIENAISACQPENNRSQVTRTDHNVLVLDAYNANPSSMAAALNNFHIYTAPAKMIILGDMMELGEHSLEEHREIIALVRKLSFNQVCFVGEQFSQAAKGGHELCFTGMQQAEKWFRDHPVRNMTILLKGSRKMQLEKLSNLL, encoded by the coding sequence ATGCCCCATGCTGATCATCCGGCATGGGGTTTTTTTATCTTTGTAAGCCTGCTTGAGAATTTTATGGCCACTATTGAAGAAATCTACCGCCTGTTCCTCAGGTTTCCCCGGATCACTACTGACTCGAGAAACGTGATCACGGATTCTGTTTTTTTCGGAATTAAAGGGGATCAATTCGATGGTAACAGGTTCGCGGCTGAAGCCCTCAGTAAAGGCGCCGCTTTCGCCATAACTGATGATCCCTCGGTAATGGAAGGAGACCGGTTCATCCTTGTCCCCGATACCCTGAAGGCACTGCAACAGCTCGCTGCAATCCACCGCGGCAGGGTCAACGCGAAGATTATCGGGATTACGGGATCTAATGGTAAAACCACTACCAAAGAGCTCATCGGAAACGTGTTGTCCTCAACGTTTAAAACTGTTATCACCCGCGGAAACCTTAACAACCACATCGGTGTACCCCTGACGGTCCTGTCGCTGAAAGAAGACACTTCTTTCGCCGTCGTCGAAATGGGCGCCAACCATCCAGGTGAAATCGCAGACCTCTGCCGTATAGCCAGGCCTGATTTCGGCATCATTACTAATATCGGTAAAGCCCATTTGGAAGGTTTCGGCAGTTTCGAGGGCGTTGTAAAGGCCAAATCAGAATTGTACGATTTTATCAGGCAAGGCGATGGCATTGTGTTCGTTAACCAGGATAACCAGCTTCTTCGCCGGCTTTCCGATGGAATGAAAATTTTTTCCTACGGATCCGGCGAAAATGCCGGGTGTAAAGGAGAAATCGCCGAAAGAGAACCATCCCTTGCTGTTGCCTGGAAAGCAGGAAAGCTTAGTGGCTTTGTAAGGACCCGGCTTTATGGCGATTACAACTTTGAGAATGTCATGGCTGCCATCGCCATTGGATTGTATTTCGGGGTAAGCCCGGAGAAAATTGAAAATGCCATCAGTGCCTGCCAGCCGGAAAATAACCGCTCGCAAGTGACCCGGACAGATCATAATGTCCTTGTGCTCGATGCCTATAATGCCAATCCTTCCAGTATGGCAGCCGCACTGAACAACTTCCATATATACACTGCCCCTGCGAAGATGATCATCCTGGGAGATATGATGGAACTGGGAGAGCATAGCCTTGAAGAACACCGGGAGATCATTGCATTAGTAAGGAAATTATCCTTTAACCAGGTTTGTTTCGTGGGTGAACAATTCAGCCAGGCAGCAAAAGGCGGGCACGAATTGTGCTTCACCGGCATGCAGCAGGCAGAGAAATGGTTCCGGGACCATCCTGTCCGGAATATGACCATCCTGCTGAAAGGATCACGGAAAATGCAGCTTGAAAAACTAAGCAATCTTCTTTGA